Proteins from a single region of Dama dama isolate Ldn47 chromosome 14, ASM3311817v1, whole genome shotgun sequence:
- the LOC133069096 gene encoding voltage-dependent P/Q-type calcium channel subunit alpha-1A-like yields MKTGEAGRGRQEPGRGASAAGRPAGPGWVSLLPENFKTPLESWCKARLRRGDRSNPQGRRLPFPSGPAPPPARVFASPVLAARSQRPGLHGGRALQLGRKTGLAGGEETRGPLECYWWS; encoded by the exons atgAAGACCGGGGAGGCGGGGCGAGGGAGGCAGGAACCGGGGAGGGGGGCCTCCGCTGCAGGACGGCCGGCGGGGCCTGGCTGGGTCAGCCTTCTCCCTGAGA attTTAAAACACCGCTGGAAAGCTGGTGCAAAGCTCGACTCCGGAGGGGTGACAGAAGCAACCCGCAGGGCCGCCGCCTCCCCTTCCCATCCGGTCCTGCCCCACCTCCGGCCCGCGTTTTCGCCAGTCCAGTGCTCGCCGCCCGCTCCCAGAGACCAGGACTGCACGGCGGACGAGCGCTGCAGCTGGGACGGAAAACTGGGCTGGCTGGCGGGGAGGAAACCAGAGGGCCATTAGAGTGTTACTGGTGGAgctga